Below is a genomic region from Fusobacterium sp..
AGAAATAATTTATATGTTTGAAGTCATGAAGTAAAAAAGAAAACTGATCTTAAGATAAAAATCTTTAGATCAGTTTTTTATTTAACTTTGGATAGCACTAGTGAAAAAGTTTTTAACTCTGTCATAAGATTGTTCATTTCCTATAAAGTAAAGAATATCTCCTTCTTGGAAGATAGTTTGTGGTCCTGGTGAAAGAATAGTTTTTTCACCATGTTTAATGGCAAATATAGTAGCTCCAGTATGATTCCAAAACATTACTTCAGCACTCGTTTTTCCAATAAAATTCATATTTGGAGTAATACATATGGCAAGTGGAGTAAAGGGATTAACAGCTTCAAATTTATCTGTAATTTCTAAAAGTTTTGTTATACTGTTTAAAAGTTTTTCATTTTCCTTTTTTTGTCTTTTTATCCAATCATGAATATCTTTTTTAATACTATCAATTGTCTGGCTTTCACCATATTGTTCCATATATCTAATAGCATTTTCAATAGATTTTATTTCTATTCCACTTCCTTTTGATATATTTAATATATCAAATTCTTTTAATATATATACAGACTTTCGAATAGTTTCGGGAGAAACTCTGTATTCAGTGGCAAGAGTAGATCTTCCAGAAAGCTTTTCTCCAAGACTATATTTTCCATTTATTATTTTCTTTGCTATATCAATTGCTATTTTCTGATATACAGGAGCTTCATCAATAATCTCATTTTTCATTTTAACCCACCTTGAGATATAGTTTTTAATTAATTATACAATGTTTTTTTAAAAAATAATAGAGGAGAATAATAAGTTACTCTCCTCCAATTAAAATTTTTTAATATTATTTAATAAGATTATTTAATTTTTTGATGAAATCTACAGGATTTTCTATTTGAAATCCTTCTAAAATTAATGCTTCCGTATATAATACATCAAGGAGATCATTGAAAATTTCAGTGTTTTCAGAACTTTGAAGCTTTTTAAATACAGGATGTTCAGGATTTAAAGCAAGTATTTTTTCTGCTTTTATACTTTCATTTCCAGGTATTTGAGAAAGAACTTTTTCCATTTCTAAAGAAACACTTCCTTTTGCCAAAAGGGAAGAGGCAGCTTTACCTAAATCACTGCTAAGTTCAACATCAACTATTTTATTTGATAAAGCTTCTTTTATTTTATCAAGCATTGTTTTGTTTTCTTCTGAAAGTTTTTTTATTTCTTCTTCTTTTTCTTTACTGTCATCAATCTTGAAATCTGAGTCATTAATAGATTTAAATGATTTTCCATCATATTCTATCATAGTTTTTAGAGCAAATTCATCTATCTTGTCTGTAAGCAAAATAACTTCTATTTCTTTTTCTTTTAATGCTTCCATTTTAGGGAGAGAAGTAACAGTA
It encodes:
- a CDS encoding TrkA C-terminal domain-containing protein, with amino-acid sequence MKNEIIDEAPVYQKIAIDIAKKIINGKYSLGEKLSGRSTLATEYRVSPETIRKSVYILKEFDILNISKGSGIEIKSIENAIRYMEQYGESQTIDSIKKDIHDWIKRQKKENEKLLNSITKLLEITDKFEAVNPFTPLAICITPNMNFIGKTSAEVMFWNHTGATIFAIKHGEKTILSPGPQTIFQEGDILYFIGNEQSYDRVKNFFTSAIQS